Within Runella rosea, the genomic segment ATTCAATAACAGTGCAGCCGTCAATACTAATGAAAGAACCGCTCCAATCCAGGATACCGACGATTCTGCTGAGGATATTTCAAAATCAAGCACTTTGCGGTGAGACAGAAATATGGCCAAAACCGTGAGTCCATTATTAATAAAATGAGCCAAAATGGGAGCCCATAAGTTTCGGGTCCAAAAATACAAATAGCCAAACATTGCCCCTAGAAGCAATCTGGGCACAAATCCATAAAATTGGAGGTGAATAGCACTAAACAAAGCTGCAGTCAACCAAACGGAAGCATGAACATCCCTAATTTTGTGAAATATCTTTCGCTGAATAATTCCTCTGAATAATACTTCTTCCCCAACGGCAGGAATCACGGCAATGACACACAAGGCCACAATAAATTTCAGCCAGGAATCGAAGTCGGTCAAAAACTGCGTCATCCCCGCCAATTCATCTTCTTTGTAGCGCATCCAATTTTCAACCCGCTGCAGGCCTTCGGGCAGATGAAGGTGGCTGTTCCATTCGATAATCCAACTGTTGAGCGGCAGAAAAGCAATAACCGTAAAAAAAACCAGCGCCATAGTCAAAAATGAAGGAGCTGGTCGACTTATAAACTCTTCTACCCGGTGCTGTTCGGACCAACGCCAATAAACAACGCCAGGAATCAAAAATGTAAAGAGGTGGGAAACCGAGTGAAGTATCATTAAATACCACCACGCATGGGGAAACAACTGCGGCTCCTGAATCAACTGCGAAATTTGCTCTAAATTGTTTGGCCCACCAAGGAGCACGCCTATCAGAAGAATCATAAGCATAGCCACAATATTGCCGATAGACATTCCCAGCAAAACCAGCCCAAGCAATAACATCACATTACGCCAGGGAGGACGTTGCGGAACGCTATGAATAATTTCTGGCTGAATTTCTTCCACAGGCTAGGGTTTTAAACGTACGCAAATATAATATTACCCACAAAAATACGACACCTCAATATATTTATAAGTTAAAATATGCAGAAATACAACGTTTCAATAAAAAAGCAGGCTTCTAGAGTTCCTAAAAGCCTGCTCTATATTATAATCTAAAATTTACAATGTTCGTTTTACTTCTTTCATCTCAAAGCTTTCAACAATATCCCCTACTTGGATGTCATTAAAGCCTCTGATGCTGAGTCCGAATTCAAAACCAGATTTCACTTCGTTTACATCGTCTTTGTAACGTTTCAACTGTGAAATATCTCCTTCATGAACCACAATAAAGTCACGAATTACCCTAACTTTATTGTTACGTTTGATAATACCATCTGTCACATAAGTACCTGCTACGGTACCTATTTTGCTGATTTTGAATACCTCACGTACTTCGGCATTACCAACAATTGCTTCTTCCATCGTTGGTTCCAACATACCTGCCATGGCATCCTTCACTTCATTGATGGCATCGTAGATAACTGAATACAAACGAATTTCGATTTGCTCCTGCTCCGCGAGTTTTTTCGCATTGTTTGACGGGCGAACCTGGAATCCGACAATGATTGCGTCGGAAGCAATGGCTAAGTTAATGTCTGATTC encodes:
- a CDS encoding CPBP family intramembrane glutamic endopeptidase — encoded protein: MEEIQPEIIHSVPQRPPWRNVMLLLGLVLLGMSIGNIVAMLMILLIGVLLGGPNNLEQISQLIQEPQLFPHAWWYLMILHSVSHLFTFLIPGVVYWRWSEQHRVEEFISRPAPSFLTMALVFFTVIAFLPLNSWIIEWNSHLHLPEGLQRVENWMRYKEDELAGMTQFLTDFDSWLKFIVALCVIAVIPAVGEEVLFRGIIQRKIFHKIRDVHASVWLTAALFSAIHLQFYGFVPRLLLGAMFGYLYFWTRNLWAPILAHFINNGLTVLAIFLSHRKVLDFEISSAESSVSWIGAVLSLVLTAALLLNLKVISQRSNLKNGT